The window AATTTCATCATCTCTCACTTAAAATAAAGTGTCTTTTCCACTTAAAGCTAAAGGGTATTCTTGTCATATTGAATATGGAGAGAATCAACTTTACTTTTCTCATAATCTGAACTTTAAATTTCTGTTGGTAATCCAACGGCTGTTTTTTAAAGTAAGTATAGAAGCCTGCTTTACttgtctttatttttcttttgttacttTGCTCAAAGAAGTTCATTACTGCATATATAAACTTAGTTAAAGAAATCCATTTATTTTTAGCTAAAAACTTAAATGTGTTCTTCACTTAGAGATAAAAGGAAAAGCAAAGAGAGAAAAGGGGAGGCTTAGCTTCTTCCTTGATCTTGAATActcactttctttctttttgaagaTGTTTGATTCTTTAAATCAATCTACACCTGAAGTTTCTCAGATTCCCTtaacttttcctttctttttcagaAAATCCATTGTCTCAAAACCTCATAATAAGACCCTTTGTTTCTTCTTCAAGTCCTTCCAAATTCACTTTCTATGAAAAACTTCCAAGAAAATATGGTGCCGCTCATTCATATTGTCACACTCTTTACTATTTTAGGCACttccttttcttcctcttctGATTTTCTTGCCTTAGTAAGTCTAAAACAAGGTTTTGGCTTCTCAAATCCTGCATTGAGCTCTTGGGATACTTCAAATCCTAGCTCAGTTTGTTCTTGGGCAGGAATCAAATGCTCCCAAGGCCGAGTTGTATCGATAAACTTATCCAATATGGACTTATATGGCTCTGTTTCTCCTGCTATTTCAAGCTTAGATAAGCTTGTAGAGCTCTCAATTGATGGTAACAACTTCACTGGTGAAATCAAGATTGACAACATGAGCAGCCTACAGTCTGTTAACATATCAAACAACATTTTCAGTGGGAATCTTGATTGGAACTACTCAAGTTTGTCCAATTTGGAGATTCTTgatgcttataacaacaacttctcttcttttcttcctcttgGTGTTGTCAACTTGAAGAAAATCAAGTACTTGGATTTGGGTGGCAACTATTTCTATGGAAGAATACCAGAAAGTTATGGTGATTTGATTGAGTTGGAGTACTTGTCACTAGCTGGAAATGACTTGCATGGTAGGATCCCAAAAGCCTTAGGGAATCTCACTAACTTAAAAGAGATTTACTTAGGATATTTCAATGTTTTTGTAGGTGGGATTCCTAAGGAATTTGGCAAGTTGGAAAATCTTGTTCACATGGATATTTCTAGTTGTGAATTAGATGGTCCAATTCCTCCTGAATTAGGGAACTTGAAATTGTTGAACACACTTTTTCTGCATATCAATCTTCTCTCAGGTCAAATTCCTAAAGAACTAGGCAACCTCACTGGCTTAGTCAATCttgatctttcagccaatgcactTACAGGAGAAATCCCATTTGAGCTCATTAATCTACAGCAACTAAGGCTTTTTAACCTTTTCATGAACAAATTACATGGTTCTATACCGGATTTCATCGCTGATTTTCCTGAGCTGAAGATTCTTGGTCTTTGGATGAACAACTTCACCGGTGTAATCCCGGAGAAATTAGGCCAAAATGGGAAGCTACAAGAGCTGGATTTGTCATCAAACAAGCTCACTGGTACCATTCCTAAAGACTTGTGTGCCTCAAAACAACTTAGAATCTTGATTTTACTCAAGAATTTCCTCTTTGGTCCAATTCCAGAGGATTTTGGCACATGTTCAAGTCTAGTTAGGGTGAGATTGGGCCAAAATTACTTGAATGGTAGCATACCATATGGATTCATTTACATGCCTGAGTTAAACTTAGTTGAGCTGCACAATAACTACTTGTCTGGTACCTTATCAGAAAATAGTAACATTTCTTCAAAGCCAGCCAAATTAGGTCAATTAAATTTATCAAACAATCAACTTTATGGTTCTTTACCATTTTCACTCTCTAATTTCACTTCCCTTCAAATTCTTTCACTTGGAGGGAACCAATTCTCTGGTCCTATTCCTCATACTATAGGTCAACTCTCTCAAGCCTTAAAAATTGACCTGAATCATAACTTTCTTTCTGGTGAAATCCCTCCTGAAATAGGCAATTGTGTCCACTTGACTTATCTAGACTTGAGCCAGAACAACTTTTCTGGCTCAATTCAACCTAGACTGTCCGAAATCCGAATCTTGAACTACTTGAACTTGTCGAGAAACCATTTGAATGAGACCATACCAAAGTCAATTGGTACAATGAGAAGTCTCACAACTGCTGATTTCTCATTCAATGATTTATCAGGCAAGCTGCCGGAATCAGGCCAATTTGCATACTTCAATGCTACTTCTTTCGCGGGCAACCCTCGACTATGTGGTTCATTATTGAACAATCCTTGCAATTTCACACTTATCACAGATCCACCAGTAAAATCTCGTGGCGATTTCAAGCTGATATTCGCCCTCGGGTTGTTAATCTGTTCACTAGTCTTTGCAGCTGCAGCTATTATCAAGGCCAAGTCTTTCAAGAAAACAGGCTTGAATTCTTGGAAAATGACAGCGTTCCAAAAGGTTGAGTTCAGTGTTGCAGACGTGCTCGAATGTGTGAAAGATGGTAATGTAATAGGCAGAGGAGGAGCCGGGATTGTGTACCATGGGAAAATGCCAAATGGGGTTGAAATTGCTGTGAAAAAACTGCTTGGTATTGGCAACAACAGTCATGATCATGGTTTCAGAGCAGAGATTCGAACACTAGGCAACATTCGACACAGAAACATCGTAAGACTTGTTGCTTTTTGTTCAAACAAGGAAACAAATC of the Nicotiana tabacum cultivar K326 chromosome 7, ASM71507v2, whole genome shotgun sequence genome contains:
- the LOC107807003 gene encoding uncharacterized protein LOC107807003; this translates as MKNFQENMVPLIHIVTLFTILGTSFSSSSDFLALVSLKQGFGFSNPALSSWDTSNPSSVCSWAGIKCSQGRVVSINLSNMDLYGSVSPAISSLDKLVELSIDGNNFTGEIKIDNMSSLQSVNISNNIFSGNLDWNYSSLSNLEILDAYNNNFSSFLPLGVVNLKKIKYLDLGGNYFYGRIPESYGDLIELEYLSLAGNDLHGRIPKALGNLTNLKEIYLGYFNVFVGGIPKEFGKLENLVHMDISSCELDGPIPPELGNLKLLNTLFLHINLLSGQIPKELGNLTGLVNLDLSANALTGEIPFELINLQQLRLFNLFMNKLHGSIPDFIADFPELKILGLWMNNFTGVIPEKLGQNGKLQELDLSSNKLTGTIPKDLCASKQLRILILLKNFLFGPIPEDFGTCSSLVRVRLGQNYLNGSIPYGFIYMPELNLVELHNNYLSGTLSENSNISSKPAKLGQLNLSNNQLYGSLPFSLSNFTSLQILSLGGNQFSGPIPHTIGQLSQALKIDLNHNFLSGEIPPEIGNCVHLTYLDLSQNNFSGSIQPRLSEIRILNYLNLSRNHLNETIPKSIGTMRSLTTADFSFNDLSGKLPESGQFAYFNATSFAGNPRLCGSLLNNPCNFTLITDPPVKSRGDFKLIFALGLLICSLVFAAAAIIKAKSFKKTGLNSWKMTAFQKVEFSVADVLECVKDGNVIGRGGAGIVYHGKMPNGVEIAVKKLLGIGNNSHDHGFRAEIRTLGNIRHRNIVRLVAFCSNKETNLLVYEYMRNGSLGEALHGKKGGFLSWNLRYKIAIEAAKGLCYLHHDCSPLIVHRDVKSNNILLNSNFEAHVADFGLAKFLVDGGASECMSAIAGSYGYIAPEYAYTLRVDEKSDVYSFGVVLLELITGRRPVGEFGDGVDIVQWSKRVTNCKREQVTHIVDPRLTTVPEDEAMHLFFVAMLCIQENSVERPTMREVIQMLSEFPRQSPEYQPSSSSVVFQKVKSLENDQSCPKIRKELLV